Proteins co-encoded in one Pedosphaera parvula Ellin514 genomic window:
- a CDS encoding glycosyltransferase: MSETLPSVTVVIAARPGQAEIKAVVAGRQLDYPRDRLEILVARGKQPSVQRNQAIRAAQGELIYFLDDDSVPPRENLRKTIGVFADPLVKMVGGPNLCPPDAPFIEQVFALVHASFLAFGPSRARYAAVGKVRESGEKELILCNLIARKDSLLELGGFDESLYPNEENALMDEVQKRGGKLLYDPQHIVYRRPRHDLKAFCKMLLNYGRGRAEQFKLHPTMGSAPNFVPPLFCIYLVLLAVYMVLFAFSFRLPSLLAKMALVPLGVYALALIVQAMALIGKGGILKSFCAIPFMFLTHLLYGIGFLRALFKPIKSPEARPKVEVVLERIQL; encoded by the coding sequence GTGAGCGAAACGCTTCCGAGTGTGACAGTTGTGATTGCCGCCAGGCCCGGCCAGGCGGAGATCAAAGCTGTTGTTGCCGGGCGTCAGTTGGATTATCCAAGAGATAGACTTGAGATTCTGGTGGCGCGCGGAAAGCAACCTTCAGTGCAACGCAACCAGGCCATCCGTGCGGCCCAAGGGGAACTTATTTATTTTCTGGATGACGACTCTGTTCCACCACGCGAAAACTTGCGTAAAACGATCGGCGTTTTTGCCGATCCCCTGGTAAAAATGGTCGGAGGACCCAATTTGTGTCCGCCAGACGCTCCATTCATCGAACAAGTATTTGCTTTGGTCCATGCGAGCTTCCTCGCTTTTGGACCAAGTCGTGCCAGATATGCCGCCGTGGGCAAAGTTCGAGAATCTGGTGAGAAGGAATTGATTCTTTGCAATTTGATTGCACGAAAAGATTCTCTGCTAGAACTGGGAGGCTTTGACGAGTCGCTATATCCCAATGAGGAAAATGCCTTGATGGATGAGGTACAAAAACGTGGCGGGAAGTTGCTCTACGATCCTCAGCATATCGTCTATCGCAGGCCTCGGCATGATCTCAAAGCATTTTGCAAAATGTTGCTGAACTACGGGCGGGGCAGGGCGGAGCAGTTCAAGCTGCATCCCACGATGGGTTCCGCACCCAATTTTGTTCCGCCATTATTTTGTATTTATCTGGTACTGTTGGCAGTCTATATGGTGTTATTCGCATTTTCCTTCCGGCTGCCATCCTTACTCGCGAAAATGGCCTTGGTGCCCTTGGGAGTCTACGCGCTGGCACTGATCGTTCAGGCGATGGCTCTTATTGGCAAGGGAGGAATCCTAAAGAGTTTCTGTGCAATTCCCTTTATGTTCCTAACGCATCTTCTATATGGGATCGGTTTTCTGCGCGCACTCTTCAAACCTATAAAAAGTCCTGAAGCCCGGCCCAAGGTGGAAGTTGTGCTCGAAAGAATTCAGTTGTAA